A stretch of the Poseidonibacter parvus genome encodes the following:
- a CDS encoding signal recognition particle protein yields the protein MFDSITGSIKNAVNKIRHKDDVASLKKAIVELKKSLLKADVHHKTTKELITAIELETKRVGIGQDSFINALKLELTKVLTTEGNQGFVYSNTPPTTILMTGLQGSGKTTTTGKLANYLKQRNKKVLVAAGDLQRLAAVEQLKQIAAQVEVDIYFDDNQTDPIAIAKAAQEKAIKEHYDVLLVDTAGRLAIDEELMTQLKNVRDAIKVDEIFYVADSLTGHDATKTASSFKEQIGIDGVILSKYDGDTKGGVALSIASQVGVPLRFIGIGEKMPDLEVFIPDRIVSRLLGLGDIEGLAEKTSAVIDEKKAKAVAKKIKKGEFNFNDFLDQLAMMSKLGSMKSIIGMIPGLSQMAGPLKDMDFENSDEIKRIKALIGSMTEKERLQPSLINPSRKKRIAKGSGLSEVQINKILKQFKNASKMAKKLSSKGGMKGLQNMMSQMGPGGMPNLPR from the coding sequence TTGTTTGATTCAATAACCGGTTCGATAAAAAATGCTGTTAATAAAATAAGACATAAAGATGATGTTGCTTCATTAAAAAAAGCAATTGTTGAATTAAAAAAATCTTTATTAAAAGCAGATGTTCATCATAAAACTACAAAAGAATTAATAACTGCAATTGAACTTGAAACAAAAAGAGTTGGTATTGGACAAGATTCATTTATCAATGCATTAAAACTTGAATTAACTAAAGTATTAACTACTGAAGGTAATCAAGGTTTTGTTTATTCAAATACACCTCCTACAACGATTTTAATGACAGGACTACAAGGTTCTGGTAAAACTACAACTACTGGTAAATTAGCTAACTATTTAAAACAAAGAAATAAAAAAGTATTAGTTGCAGCTGGCGATTTACAAAGACTTGCAGCCGTTGAGCAATTAAAACAAATTGCAGCTCAAGTTGAAGTTGATATTTATTTTGATGACAATCAAACAGATCCAATAGCAATTGCAAAAGCAGCTCAAGAAAAAGCTATAAAAGAACACTATGATGTTTTATTAGTTGATACTGCTGGTCGTTTAGCAATTGATGAAGAATTAATGACTCAATTAAAAAATGTTAGGGACGCAATTAAAGTAGATGAGATTTTCTATGTTGCAGATTCATTAACAGGTCACGATGCTACTAAAACAGCAAGTTCGTTTAAAGAACAAATTGGTATTGATGGTGTTATTCTTTCAAAATACGATGGAGATACTAAAGGTGGAGTTGCTTTATCTATTGCTTCTCAAGTTGGTGTTCCTTTAAGATTTATTGGTATTGGTGAGAAAATGCCAGACCTTGAAGTATTTATTCCTGATAGAATTGTTTCTAGATTATTAGGTCTTGGTGATATTGAAGGACTTGCTGAAAAAACATCTGCTGTAATTGATGAAAAAAAAGCAAAAGCTGTTGCTAAGAAGATTAAAAAAGGTGAATTCAACTTTAATGATTTCTTAGATCAATTAGCAATGATGAGTAAATTAGGTTCAATGAAATCAATTATTGGAATGATTCCTGGTCTTTCACAAATGGCTGGACCTTTAAAAGATATGGATTTTGAAAACTCTGATGAGATTAAAAGAATAAAAGCTTTAATTGGTTCTATGACAGAAAAAGAAAGACTTCAACCATCTTTAATAAATCCAAGTAGAAAGAAAAGAATTGCAAAAGGTTCTGGATTATCTGAAGTTCAAATTAATAAAATTTTAAAGCAATTTAAAAATGCTTCAAAAATGGCAAAGAAATTATCATCTAAAGGTGGTATGAAAGGCCTACAAAACATGATGTCTCAAATGGGACCTGGTGGAATGCCTAACTTACCAAGATAG
- a CDS encoding pseudouridine synthase family protein, whose product MAARDKAYKLLAMQEGISNSKAKELIDKGLVRVGGKKVMIARGEISADTNFVVKDIAPIKVIFQDNDILVVDKPAFLTADEVAKKYPDAILLNRLDKETSGVMMFAKNEDFQKKAIKEFKQNKVYKEYVAIVEGKVIDEIEIDKPILTTKDRGSAKSKIDAKKGKPAKSTVYPMLVEGNKSKIKIVIESGRTHQIRVHLNSVGLPIIGDGIYGRTASNVTRVLLHSKITRIFDYEFEAKEPREFKVYEFN is encoded by the coding sequence ATGGCAGCACGAGATAAAGCGTATAAACTATTAGCAATGCAAGAAGGAATTTCTAATTCTAAAGCAAAAGAGTTAATAGATAAAGGACTTGTAAGAGTTGGTGGAAAAAAAGTAATGATTGCACGTGGAGAAATTAGTGCAGATACTAATTTTGTAGTAAAAGATATTGCTCCAATAAAAGTAATTTTCCAAGACAATGATATTTTAGTTGTTGATAAACCTGCATTTTTAACAGCAGATGAAGTTGCAAAAAAATATCCAGATGCAATATTACTTAACAGACTTGATAAAGAAACAAGTGGTGTTATGATGTTTGCAAAAAATGAAGACTTCCAGAAAAAAGCAATTAAAGAGTTTAAACAAAATAAAGTTTACAAAGAATATGTTGCAATTGTTGAAGGTAAAGTAATTGATGAAATTGAAATTGATAAACCAATTCTTACAACAAAAGATAGAGGAAGTGCTAAATCTAAAATTGATGCTAAAAAAGGTAAACCAGCTAAATCAACTGTTTACCCAATGCTAGTAGAAGGTAACAAATCTAAAATTAAGATTGTTATTGAATCTGGGCGAACACATCAAATTAGAGTACATTTAAATTCTGTTGGATTACCAATTATTGGTGATGGAATTTATGGAAGAACTGCTTCAAATGTTACTAGAGTTTTATTACATTCAAAAATTACAAGAATATTCGATTATGAATTTGAAGCAAAAGAACCAAGAGAATTCAAAGTATATGAGTTTAATTAA
- the waaA gene encoding lipid IV(A) 3-deoxy-D-manno-octulosonic acid transferase, with product MSLFSIFYYLLLSFVYILAIPYLIFKSRNPKYKNAIPSKFFLKNNPSFKENGIWFHSCSMGETKAIKPLIDYYKDEANVSVITNTGYEEALKSSSNVRYLPFEIFLPFWINKQKVLVVMEAELWFMLFLIAKKKGAKTFLINARISDKSYNSYKRFSFLYKRIFKNIDKVFAQSNLDKKRLEELGARNVQVVGNIKLAQTPKVTKVLEKTDDVLITAASTHKNEEELILNSYKRSYGKLVIVPRHPERFLEVDLLIKEYVKNNALTYHKYSQQDNFDSDIILVDKMGILNNIFAISDLVILGGAFEKIGGHNPIEPAFFNCKIISGKNIFNQKPLFECIENYYLIENEQLGDYLNNIDNLKKPILKKVGSIDPIIKEINGSTR from the coding sequence TTGAGCCTTTTTAGTATATTTTATTACTTACTTTTAAGTTTTGTATATATACTAGCAATACCTTATTTAATTTTTAAATCTAGAAATCCAAAATACAAAAATGCAATTCCCTCAAAGTTTTTTCTAAAAAATAATCCTTCATTTAAAGAAAATGGTATTTGGTTCCATTCGTGTTCTATGGGTGAAACAAAAGCTATAAAACCTTTAATAGATTATTATAAGGATGAGGCAAATGTATCTGTTATTACAAATACAGGATATGAAGAAGCTTTAAAAAGTTCATCAAATGTTAGGTATTTGCCTTTTGAGATTTTTTTACCATTTTGGATTAACAAGCAAAAAGTTTTAGTTGTAATGGAAGCTGAATTATGGTTTATGCTTTTTTTAATAGCTAAGAAAAAAGGTGCAAAGACTTTTTTAATAAATGCAAGAATTTCTGATAAATCATATAATTCATATAAAAGATTTTCTTTTCTTTACAAAAGAATATTTAAAAATATTGATAAAGTATTTGCACAAAGTAATTTAGATAAAAAAAGATTAGAAGAACTTGGTGCAAGAAATGTACAAGTAGTTGGAAATATAAAACTAGCGCAAACTCCAAAAGTTACAAAAGTTTTAGAAAAAACTGATGATGTTTTAATAACAGCAGCAAGTACACATAAAAATGAAGAAGAATTAATTTTAAATTCATATAAAAGAAGTTACGGAAAATTAGTAATAGTTCCAAGACATCCTGAAAGATTTTTAGAAGTTGATTTATTAATAAAAGAGTATGTGAAAAATAATGCTTTAACATATCATAAGTATTCACAACAAGACAACTTTGATTCTGATATAATTCTAGTAGATAAAATGGGTATACTAAATAATATATTTGCAATTTCAGATCTTGTGATTTTAGGTGGAGCATTTGAAAAAATAGGGGGACATAATCCAATTGAACCTGCTTTTTTTAATTGTAAAATAATTAGTGGTAAAAATATATTTAATCAAAAGCCACTTTTTGAATGTATAGAAAATTACTACTTAATAGAAAATGAACAATTAGGTGATTATTTAAATAATATAGATAATTTGAAAAAACCAATTTTAAAAAAAGTTGGTTCAATTGATCCCATAATAAAGGAAATAAATGGCAGCACGAGATAA
- a CDS encoding zinc ribbon domain-containing protein, which translates to MNKYLQDLIKLSKFDTAISMFEPKIENEKAKLATFVETAEEIKASINALYLEIDDIKSKRTKNNIHLSELKSKLEDISKKNDSVQTEKELKALQLEEEIAKEQIAFANEEINRLDTLAETKEESLKELQDKLTEEEESIKEIQVAVDNTIEEINKERNVVYQDRSELLEKFDNKILTFYEKIKRWAKDSAVVPVKKQACYGCYMKINDKTYAEVIKSEEIINCPHCGRILYKEDETEEA; encoded by the coding sequence TTGAATAAGTATTTACAGGATTTAATCAAATTGTCAAAATTTGATACAGCAATTAGCATGTTCGAACCAAAAATCGAAAATGAGAAGGCAAAATTAGCAACATTTGTTGAAACAGCAGAAGAGATTAAAGCATCAATTAATGCTTTATATTTAGAAATTGATGATATTAAATCAAAAAGAACTAAAAACAATATTCACTTAAGTGAATTAAAATCGAAGTTAGAAGATATATCTAAGAAAAATGATAGTGTTCAAACAGAAAAAGAATTAAAAGCTTTACAATTAGAAGAAGAAATTGCTAAAGAACAAATTGCATTTGCAAATGAAGAGATCAATAGATTAGATACTTTAGCTGAAACTAAAGAAGAATCATTAAAAGAGTTACAAGATAAATTAACTGAAGAAGAAGAATCTATTAAAGAAATTCAAGTTGCAGTTGATAATACTATTGAAGAAATTAACAAAGAAAGAAATGTTGTATATCAAGATAGAAGTGAATTATTAGAAAAATTTGATAATAAAATTTTAACTTTCTATGAAAAAATTAAAAGATGGGCAAAAGATTCTGCTGTTGTTCCTGTAAAAAAACAAGCTTGTTATGGTTGTTATATGAAAATTAATGACAAAACTTATGCTGAAGTTATTAAATCAGAAGAGATTATAAACTGTCCACATTGTGGAAGAATCCTTTATAAAGAAGATGAAACTGAAGAGGCTTAA
- a CDS encoding Nif3-like dinuclear metal center hexameric protein has protein sequence MLVQNIYDFLDDLSPFSLQEKWDNAGLLVGSFDDEIKKIYISIDLDEELIDEIEENSLIITHHPLIFSGLKRVNYDSYSTKLLQKLIKKDICLISMHTNIDKTHLNKYVVENILGFKIENTDEFISYANVNMSFNDLVKYVSKKLDLKTTKAVKCNEFIKKVAIVTGSGMSLITEVQADCFLTGDIKYHDAMEAKARGISLIDIRHYESERFFSNLLEGLLSEYLKKNELKAIITASKNPFEFFIEGETIE, from the coding sequence ATGTTAGTACAAAATATATATGATTTTTTAGATGATTTATCACCTTTTTCTCTTCAAGAAAAATGGGATAATGCAGGTTTACTTGTAGGATCTTTTGATGATGAAATAAAAAAAATATATATTAGCATTGATTTAGATGAAGAATTAATTGATGAAATTGAAGAAAACTCTTTAATTATTACCCATCATCCTTTAATTTTTTCAGGATTAAAAAGAGTTAATTATGACTCTTATAGTACAAAGTTATTACAAAAATTAATCAAAAAAGATATATGTTTAATTTCAATGCATACAAATATAGATAAAACTCATCTAAATAAATATGTAGTTGAAAACATCCTTGGTTTTAAAATAGAAAACACAGATGAGTTTATATCTTATGCAAATGTAAATATGAGTTTTAATGATTTAGTAAAATATGTATCTAAAAAGTTAGATTTAAAAACTACAAAAGCAGTAAAGTGTAATGAGTTTATTAAAAAAGTAGCAATTGTTACAGGTTCAGGAATGTCTTTAATTACAGAAGTACAAGCTGATTGTTTCCTAACAGGTGATATAAAATATCATGATGCAATGGAAGCAAAAGCTAGAGGTATTTCATTAATTGATATAAGACATTATGAGAGTGAAAGATTCTTCAGCAACTTGCTAGAGGGACTTCTTTCAGAATATTTGAAAAAAAATGAATTAAAAGCTATAATAACAGCTTCAAAAAATCCATTTGAGTTTTTTATAGAAGGAGAAACGATTGAATAA